The following coding sequences lie in one Pseudomonas syringae CC1557 genomic window:
- a CDS encoding metal-dependent hydrolase family protein: protein MNTAESPCLILRNGRLLDLQLGELITGQEVVIEGERIVEVRAEGQPAPANAQVVDLGGRTLMPGLIDCHVHVLASNANLGMNALQPNAIIMYRALPILAAMLNRGFTTVRDAGGADWALARSIQMGLIPGPRIFASGKALSQTGGHGDMRARGELLLNEPCSCCFRAGAIARVVDGVDNVRLAVREELQQGANQIKIMASGGVSSPTDPIANTQYSEAEIRAIVDEAAAANTYVMAHAYTARAIRRAIECGVRTIEHGNLVDADTARLMAEKGAFAVPTQVTYEMLAEYGERFGLPADSVAKIEDVRQAGRNALLLFAEAGVPMGYGSDLLGEMHEYQTHELKIRAELLGNLAALRSATSVAAQILQREGELGCIAAGAIADLLVVDGDPLSDISCLVGQGEQLAMIVQGGQVRKNTLL from the coding sequence ATGAATACCGCTGAATCCCCCTGCCTGATCCTGCGCAACGGCCGCCTGCTGGACCTGCAACTGGGCGAGTTGATCACCGGCCAGGAAGTCGTGATCGAGGGCGAGCGCATCGTCGAGGTGCGCGCTGAGGGTCAACCTGCCCCGGCCAACGCGCAGGTGGTTGATCTGGGCGGCAGGACCCTGATGCCCGGCCTGATCGATTGCCACGTACACGTACTGGCGTCCAATGCCAATCTGGGCATGAACGCCTTGCAGCCCAACGCGATCATCATGTACCGCGCGCTGCCGATTCTGGCGGCGATGCTCAATCGTGGTTTCACCACCGTGCGTGACGCCGGCGGTGCCGACTGGGCGTTGGCGCGTTCGATTCAGATGGGCCTGATTCCGGGCCCGAGGATTTTTGCATCCGGCAAAGCGCTGTCGCAGACCGGTGGCCACGGCGACATGCGCGCCCGAGGTGAACTGCTGCTCAACGAGCCTTGCTCATGTTGCTTCCGGGCCGGGGCCATCGCCCGCGTGGTCGATGGCGTCGACAATGTGCGCCTGGCAGTGCGTGAAGAGCTGCAACAAGGCGCCAACCAGATCAAGATCATGGCCTCGGGCGGCGTTTCATCGCCCACCGATCCGATTGCCAACACTCAATACAGCGAGGCCGAAATTCGCGCCATCGTCGACGAAGCGGCAGCGGCCAATACCTACGTCATGGCCCATGCCTACACAGCCCGGGCCATTCGCCGTGCCATCGAATGCGGTGTGCGGACCATCGAGCATGGCAATCTGGTGGACGCCGACACCGCTCGCCTGATGGCCGAAAAAGGCGCGTTTGCGGTGCCGACCCAGGTCACCTACGAGATGCTCGCCGAGTACGGCGAACGCTTCGGCCTGCCCGCTGATTCAGTGGCGAAGATCGAAGACGTACGACAGGCCGGGCGTAACGCTCTGTTGCTGTTCGCCGAAGCCGGCGTACCCATGGGCTATGGCTCGGATCTGCTAGGCGAAATGCACGAATATCAGACCCACGAACTGAAGATTCGCGCGGAGCTGCTGGGTAATCTGGCAGCGCTGCGCAGTGCCACCAGTGTTGCCGCACAGATTCTGCAACGCGAAGGTGAACTGGGCTGCATTGCTGCCGGGGCGATTGCCGATCTGCTGGTGGTGGACGGCGACCCGCTGAGCGACATCAGCTGCCTTGTGGGCCAGGGTGAGCAGCTGGCGATGATTGTTCAGGGTGGTCAGGTGCGCAAGAACACCCTGCTCTGA
- a CDS encoding MFS transporter: MSTTQQSASQHHDRTHQQKARRAVTATVIGNGLEWFDFTVYSFFSVIIAKVFFPTGSELTSYLLALATFGVGFFMRPVGGIVLGIYSDKRGRKAALSLTILLMALGTLIIGLTPSFAQIGYLAPVLIVLARLLQGFSAGGEMGSATAFLTEHAPEGKKAFYSSWIQASIGVAVLLGSALGALLSTYLTQAQLESWGWRVPFLIGTLIGPVGFYIRSRVDETPAYNAAKQVESPLREVIQTYPRQTLISFSLVVLWTVCTYAILFYIPSYAQRVLGLPSWMGFSAGMMGGAVLIVATPIVGALADRSGHRPWLLGSAIAIFFSAYPMFLLINQMPGLYSLLIFELVLGLLISAYIGSILAAFGELLPTHVLSTGLSVAYNFAVTIFGGFATFTITWLISTTGSNLAPAFYIMFAAIVSGSGALLYSDRAPTVHRPLTGAFQ, encoded by the coding sequence GTGAGCACTACACAACAATCGGCCTCACAGCACCATGATCGAACCCATCAGCAGAAAGCGCGCCGCGCAGTCACCGCCACAGTGATCGGCAATGGCCTTGAATGGTTCGACTTTACGGTTTACAGCTTCTTCTCGGTCATCATTGCCAAAGTATTCTTCCCCACCGGCAGCGAACTGACCTCTTACCTGCTGGCACTGGCGACGTTCGGCGTCGGTTTTTTCATGCGCCCGGTCGGCGGCATCGTGCTCGGCATCTACAGTGACAAGCGTGGTCGCAAGGCTGCGCTGTCGCTGACCATCCTGCTCATGGCGCTGGGCACACTGATCATCGGCCTGACCCCGAGCTTCGCGCAGATCGGCTACCTGGCACCGGTGCTGATCGTGCTGGCGCGCCTGCTGCAGGGCTTCTCCGCCGGTGGCGAAATGGGCAGCGCCACCGCCTTTCTAACTGAGCATGCCCCCGAGGGCAAGAAGGCTTTCTATTCCAGCTGGATTCAGGCCAGCATCGGCGTTGCGGTGCTGCTCGGCTCGGCACTGGGTGCGCTCCTGTCGACGTATCTGACCCAGGCACAGCTCGAAAGCTGGGGCTGGCGTGTGCCGTTTCTGATCGGCACGCTGATTGGCCCGGTCGGCTTCTACATTCGCAGCCGGGTCGACGAAACGCCTGCTTACAACGCCGCCAAACAGGTCGAATCGCCCCTGCGCGAAGTCATACAAACGTATCCGCGCCAGACACTCATCAGCTTTTCGCTGGTGGTGCTGTGGACCGTCTGCACCTACGCGATCCTGTTCTACATTCCATCCTATGCGCAGCGCGTACTTGGCCTGCCGTCATGGATGGGATTCAGCGCCGGCATGATGGGCGGCGCGGTGCTGATCGTCGCCACCCCGATTGTCGGCGCACTGGCCGACCGCAGCGGCCATCGTCCCTGGTTGCTGGGATCGGCCATCGCAATCTTCTTCAGCGCCTACCCGATGTTTCTGCTCATCAACCAGATGCCGGGGCTTTATTCGCTGCTGATCTTCGAGCTGGTGCTCGGCTTGCTGATCTCCGCCTACATCGGTTCGATCCTCGCGGCCTTTGGTGAGTTGTTGCCGACCCACGTGCTGTCCACCGGCCTGTCAGTGGCCTACAACTTCGCCGTGACCATTTTCGGCGGCTTTGCCACCTTCACCATTACCTGGTTGATCTCCACAACCGGCAGCAACCTTGCACCCGCCTTTTACATCATGTTCGCCGCCATCGTCAGCGGCAGCGGCGCGCTGCTCTATAGCGATCGCGCGCCAACCGTTCATCGCCCTTTGACTGGAGCTTTCCAATGA